One segment of Sphingomonas telluris DNA contains the following:
- a CDS encoding SPOR domain-containing protein: MFASLSWAAPLQAQSVKAGIDAWQQADYAKAVSIWRPLAEAGDADAAFNLGQAYRLGRGVPLNLGTAQTWLQRAAEKDHLDAQTTLGLLLFGNGNQAEGARWLKQAAEKGDARAMLIFGTALFNGDGVTQDQVLGYAYVSRAAAQGLEPAKSTLEQMNSVMSVEDRKKGVAIAMQKAKTQAKAAPKPSKVAQAAKPAAPKPAAIKPMERSPSVVATSGAWRIQLGAFSQRSSAEALFRKLAGSSPIAGHQMVLVPAGSITRLQVGPFESKAAASSACASLSAKGQACFPVSGR; this comes from the coding sequence ATGTTTGCGTCGCTGTCATGGGCAGCGCCTCTTCAGGCGCAGAGCGTGAAGGCCGGGATAGATGCCTGGCAGCAAGCTGACTATGCGAAAGCTGTCTCAATCTGGCGCCCGCTCGCGGAGGCAGGCGATGCCGACGCGGCCTTCAATCTCGGCCAAGCCTACCGGTTGGGCCGCGGCGTCCCGCTCAATCTCGGCACGGCACAGACCTGGCTCCAGCGCGCAGCCGAAAAAGACCATCTCGACGCGCAGACGACTCTCGGCCTTCTCCTCTTCGGCAACGGCAACCAGGCCGAAGGAGCTCGCTGGCTGAAACAGGCCGCCGAAAAGGGAGACGCCCGGGCCATGCTGATCTTCGGCACGGCGCTGTTCAACGGCGATGGCGTCACGCAGGACCAGGTTCTCGGCTACGCCTACGTCAGCCGTGCAGCGGCCCAAGGGCTCGAACCGGCAAAATCGACGCTGGAGCAAATGAATTCGGTCATGTCCGTCGAGGATCGCAAGAAGGGCGTTGCCATCGCGATGCAGAAGGCGAAGACGCAAGCGAAGGCGGCACCAAAGCCCTCGAAAGTTGCTCAAGCCGCAAAACCTGCTGCTCCCAAACCTGCGGCGATCAAGCCGATGGAGAGATCTCCCTCGGTAGTCGCGACTTCAGGCGCGTGGCGGATCCAGCTTGGCGCGTTTTCGCAGCGATCCTCGGCGGAAGCGCTATTCCGCAAGCTGGCGGGCAGCTCACCGATCGCAGGTCACCAGATGGTCCTGGTTCCGGCTGGCTCCATCACGCGACTTCAGGTCGGTCCGTTTGAGAGCAAGGCGGCGGCATCGTCGGCCTGCGCATCTTTGTCCGCGAAGGGACAGGCGTGCTTCCCGGTCTCGGGCCGCTAA
- a CDS encoding ParA family protein — protein MRVLAMASQKGGSGKTTLSGHLAVQAQLAGAGPVCLIDIDPQGSLADWWNEREAEMPAFAQTTVARLASDLEVLRQQGFRLAVIDTPPAITMAIQSVIAVAELIVIPTRPSPHDLRAVGATVDLCDRAGKPLIFVVNAATPKAKITYEAAVALSQHGTVAPVTLHHRTDFAASMIDGRTVMEVDPNGRSAQEVTELWDYISDRLEKNFRRTVFAAPGGASAAPAAPRPVGGFGRRVAG, from the coding sequence ATGCGCGTTCTGGCAATGGCATCGCAGAAGGGCGGGTCCGGTAAGACGACCCTGTCCGGACATCTTGCGGTGCAGGCGCAGCTAGCGGGGGCAGGCCCAGTCTGCCTTATCGACATCGACCCGCAGGGAAGCCTTGCAGACTGGTGGAACGAGCGCGAAGCGGAAATGCCTGCTTTCGCGCAAACGACCGTTGCCCGTCTCGCTTCCGATCTCGAGGTCCTTCGCCAGCAGGGCTTCCGCCTTGCTGTCATCGACACTCCGCCGGCAATCACCATGGCGATCCAGAGCGTCATCGCAGTCGCCGAGCTGATCGTCATCCCGACCCGCCCGAGCCCGCACGATCTTCGCGCCGTCGGCGCCACCGTCGATCTGTGCGATCGCGCCGGCAAGCCGCTGATCTTCGTCGTCAATGCGGCCACTCCGAAAGCCAAGATCACTTACGAGGCGGCCGTCGCCCTCTCGCAGCATGGCACGGTCGCTCCGGTGACGCTCCACCATCGCACCGATTTCGCCGCCTCGATGATCGACGGCCGCACGGTGATGGAAGTCGATCCCAACGGCCGCTCCGCTCAGGAAGTGACCGAGCTGTGGGACTACATCTCGGACCGTCTCGAAAAGAATTTCCGCCGGACTGTATTCGCGGCGCCGGGTGGCGCCTCGGCGGCTCCGGCAGCGCCCCGTCCGGTTGGCGGCTTCGGCCGTCGTGTGGCCGGCTAG
- a CDS encoding SPOR domain-containing protein, with protein sequence MKALRFGSAVSAVALATILAGCAAPTSRNGTALNTAKANVAYGLRAQMALESGDFSSAIDFAEKAVEASPQDATVRAVLANAYFGAGRFASAEAAYTDALSLAPNQPQVILKLALVQIAQGKNGQALALLDSARNMIEPADYGLALALAGQPAQAVEVLEPAARSSDADARVRQNLALAYALGGDWVAARTVAAQDLSPADVDARVQQWMALAKPARASDQVAALVGVSPAAVDPGQPFRLALSPTNPGVAVAAAEAQPPVQVAEAAQAPAPVQPAPVPAVAEASPAPAPTPTPAAQSNVAAISQAAAIAPEAPAAFAAMASNFAPKAKPAAAPKKPAPVRRASLPRASGQSKSVVQLGAYSSSERVSAAWAQLSKKYPALANYAPVRAKFDGPKGTVWRLSIQGFETQGDALASCKSLRSRGGNCFVRSNAGDAPVQFASR encoded by the coding sequence ATGAAAGCGCTTCGTTTCGGTTCCGCTGTTTCCGCTGTAGCTCTTGCAACGATCCTCGCCGGTTGCGCGGCGCCGACCTCTCGGAACGGCACTGCTCTCAACACGGCGAAAGCCAATGTGGCCTACGGTCTGCGCGCCCAGATGGCGCTCGAATCCGGCGACTTTAGCTCGGCCATCGACTTCGCTGAGAAGGCGGTCGAGGCCAGCCCGCAGGACGCCACCGTTCGCGCCGTGCTCGCCAACGCTTACTTCGGTGCGGGACGCTTCGCCTCGGCTGAAGCGGCTTACACTGATGCGCTCTCGCTCGCGCCGAACCAGCCGCAGGTCATCCTGAAGCTTGCGCTCGTGCAGATTGCGCAGGGCAAGAATGGTCAGGCTCTCGCGCTGCTCGACTCGGCTCGCAACATGATCGAGCCGGCGGACTATGGACTTGCCCTCGCTCTGGCCGGGCAGCCAGCTCAGGCGGTCGAGGTTCTCGAGCCCGCCGCTCGCTCGTCCGATGCAGACGCTCGTGTCCGCCAGAATCTGGCACTGGCTTATGCTCTTGGGGGCGATTGGGTCGCGGCTCGCACCGTGGCCGCCCAGGACCTTTCGCCTGCGGATGTCGATGCGCGGGTTCAGCAGTGGATGGCATTGGCCAAGCCGGCTCGCGCTTCTGACCAGGTCGCAGCGCTGGTTGGCGTTTCGCCCGCCGCCGTCGATCCGGGCCAGCCGTTCCGCCTTGCGCTAAGCCCGACGAATCCGGGCGTAGCAGTCGCTGCCGCAGAAGCTCAGCCGCCGGTCCAGGTTGCCGAGGCTGCTCAGGCGCCCGCTCCGGTGCAGCCGGCTCCGGTGCCGGCAGTCGCTGAGGCGTCTCCTGCGCCTGCCCCTACGCCTACACCTGCAGCCCAGTCGAACGTTGCCGCTATCTCGCAGGCCGCGGCGATCGCTCCGGAAGCTCCGGCAGCGTTCGCGGCCATGGCTTCGAACTTCGCGCCCAAGGCAAAGCCCGCTGCTGCGCCGAAGAAGCCGGCGCCAGTCCGCCGTGCCTCGCTCCCGAGGGCCTCGGGCCAGTCGAAGTCGGTCGTCCAGCTTGGAGCCTACAGCTCATCCGAGCGGGTTTCCGCGGCCTGGGCGCAGCTGTCGAAGAAGTATCCGGCGCTTGCCAATTACGCGCCGGTCCGCGCCAAGTTCGACGGACCAAAGGGCACGGTGTGGCGTCTGTCGATCCAGGGCTTCGAGACCCAAGGTGACGCCCTCGCCAGCTGCAAGTCGCTCCGCAGCCGCGGCGGCAATTGCTTCGTGCGCTCCAATGCCGGCGACGCGCCGGTTCAGTTCGCGTCGCGGTAA
- a CDS encoding aspartate carbamoyltransferase catalytic subunit, protein MDLISIDSLSDSQIERLLAEGRRWLEYNRSESRGTDKRLQSKLVFNLFYENSTRTAMSFAAAAHRLGASSVFLPVEQSSIKKGETFEDTARTLNAMRPDVVVIRHRENGAPAAMAGIMECAVINAGDGTNEHPTQALLDALTLSTRFGRVEGLKVAICGDIRHSRVARSNAKLLPRLGAEVRLAGPASLMPEGLPALSIDEAIDGADVVMMLRVQRERLEEELGDAPGEYLERYGLTSDRLAKAAPGAVVMHPGPMNRGVEIADDVADDPHRSLIQLQVEAGVAVRMACLDLLSVGYRDAN, encoded by the coding sequence GTGGACCTTATCTCGATCGACTCCCTCAGCGACAGCCAGATCGAGCGCCTCCTCGCAGAGGGCCGGCGCTGGTTGGAGTACAATCGTTCGGAATCGCGCGGGACGGACAAGCGGCTCCAGAGCAAGCTCGTCTTCAATCTCTTCTACGAGAATTCGACGCGGACGGCGATGTCCTTCGCGGCGGCCGCGCACCGGCTCGGCGCCTCTTCAGTCTTCCTGCCGGTCGAGCAGTCGTCGATCAAGAAGGGAGAGACGTTCGAGGACACGGCGCGCACGCTCAATGCCATGCGCCCGGACGTCGTCGTGATCCGGCATCGCGAGAACGGCGCCCCTGCCGCAATGGCCGGGATCATGGAGTGCGCCGTGATCAACGCGGGCGACGGCACCAATGAGCACCCGACGCAGGCGCTGCTCGATGCCTTGACGCTCTCGACCAGGTTTGGCCGGGTGGAGGGCCTCAAGGTCGCGATCTGCGGCGATATCCGCCACAGCCGCGTCGCCCGGTCCAACGCGAAGCTCCTTCCGCGCCTGGGCGCCGAAGTGCGGCTCGCAGGACCGGCTTCTCTGATGCCTGAGGGTCTCCCTGCCCTCTCGATCGACGAGGCCATCGACGGCGCGGACGTGGTTATGATGCTGCGCGTGCAGCGCGAGCGGCTGGAAGAAGAGCTGGGCGATGCGCCCGGGGAGTATCTGGAGCGCTACGGCCTCACGTCAGACCGGCTGGCGAAGGCGGCTCCGGGCGCAGTCGTCATGCACCCCGGTCCAATGAACCGCGGCGTCGAAATTGCCGACGATGTTGCCGACGATCCGCACCGGTCGCTCATCCAGCTTCAGGTAGAAGCCGGAGTGGCGGTGCGGATGGCCTGCCTGGACCTGCTGTCGGTCGGTTACCGCGACGCGAACTGA
- the ruvX gene encoding Holliday junction resolvase RuvX, whose translation MITTSTTEFLAAISPGKLAGLDVGTKTIGLAVCDTGWSFAGPSDTIRRTKFTNDLQQLRQFVETNSVRGLVIGLPLNMDGTDSPRTQSIRAFARNLAPLDLPILLWDERWSTQAVERAMIDADVSRSKRAEKVDALAAAHILQGAIDALANLPHQH comes from the coding sequence CTGATTACGACCAGCACGACGGAATTTCTGGCGGCGATCTCGCCGGGAAAGCTCGCCGGTCTGGATGTCGGAACCAAGACGATCGGCCTTGCTGTCTGCGATACCGGCTGGAGCTTTGCCGGGCCATCGGATACCATTCGCCGCACTAAGTTCACCAATGATCTCCAGCAGTTACGGCAGTTCGTTGAGACGAACTCGGTTCGCGGATTGGTCATTGGTCTACCGCTGAACATGGACGGTACCGACTCACCGCGGACCCAGTCCATCCGAGCGTTCGCGCGCAATCTTGCACCTCTCGATCTTCCTATCCTGCTGTGGGACGAGCGCTGGTCGACGCAAGCCGTCGAGCGCGCGATGATCGACGCCGACGTCAGCAGGTCCAAACGAGCGGAAAAAGTCGACGCCCTCGCCGCCGCACACATCCTTCAGGGCGCGATCGACGCTCTGGCAAATCTGCCGCATCAGCATTAG
- a CDS encoding DUF3089 domain-containing protein, with amino-acid sequence MCARRFLLVIFWLTLLFVAGAFAIYQFGQQVLIKTATPQGHYQPPAATSGPDYSKNENWISRPDNPDDPSEWLPQGVAEAQDRPAAIFYIHPTTYLERDKWNAPLSGNAQSDFRDRLFVQSQASALTSAGRVWAPRYRQAAFGAFLLRNEDAQKALNLAFADVSAAFDEFLKHLPPDQPIILAGHSQGALHLSRLLRKGSAQLKGRLVAAYVVGWPLSTVADLPPLGLAACTTPDQTGCVLSWQSFRSPANPDLIMDAWQGTVGPTGIKRERKDMLCVNPLTGTKDGSAAPQSNPGTLVPSADLTTATLEAGQIGAHCDNGLLILDGNIPTLGPYVLPGNNFHVYDYALFWGAIRNDAERRLRAWHP; translated from the coding sequence ATGTGCGCGCGTCGCTTCCTGCTCGTCATCTTCTGGCTTACCCTGCTTTTCGTCGCAGGCGCGTTCGCCATTTATCAGTTCGGCCAGCAGGTCCTCATCAAGACGGCAACGCCGCAGGGCCACTATCAGCCGCCTGCCGCAACCAGCGGACCGGACTATTCCAAGAACGAAAACTGGATATCCCGCCCCGACAATCCGGACGATCCGTCCGAATGGCTGCCGCAGGGCGTGGCGGAAGCCCAGGATCGGCCTGCAGCGATCTTCTACATCCACCCGACAACTTACCTTGAGCGCGATAAATGGAACGCGCCACTGTCGGGCAATGCGCAAAGCGACTTCCGCGACCGGCTGTTCGTGCAGAGCCAGGCATCGGCCCTGACCAGCGCGGGCCGCGTCTGGGCGCCTCGTTACCGTCAGGCCGCCTTTGGCGCCTTCCTGCTGCGGAACGAGGACGCCCAGAAGGCGCTGAATCTCGCCTTCGCCGACGTGAGCGCGGCTTTCGACGAATTCCTGAAACATTTGCCCCCGGATCAGCCAATCATCCTTGCCGGTCACAGCCAGGGAGCGCTGCACCTCTCGCGGCTGCTTCGGAAGGGGTCGGCACAGCTCAAAGGTCGCCTGGTCGCTGCCTACGTGGTCGGTTGGCCGCTCAGCACTGTTGCCGACCTGCCGCCCTTGGGTCTTGCGGCCTGCACGACCCCCGACCAGACCGGCTGCGTGCTGTCGTGGCAGAGCTTTCGGTCGCCTGCGAACCCTGACCTCATCATGGATGCGTGGCAGGGCACGGTCGGTCCCACCGGGATCAAGCGCGAGCGCAAGGACATGCTGTGCGTCAACCCGCTCACGGGAACGAAGGACGGGAGCGCTGCTCCACAATCGAACCCTGGAACGCTGGTGCCTTCGGCCGACCTGACAACCGCCACGCTCGAGGCGGGCCAGATCGGCGCGCATTGCGACAATGGCCTGCTGATACTGGACGGAAATATTCCCACACTCGGCCCGTACGTGCTGCCGGGAAACAATTTCCACGTGTACGACTATGCGCTCTTTTGGGGCGCAATCCGGAACGACGCGGAGCGGAGGCTGCGGGCTTGGCATCCCTGA
- a CDS encoding Flp family type IVb pilin → MRKTDGGSNAEYALILAILGTGLVLAALLLGDVAATATNEAGVCIETSGSSCS, encoded by the coding sequence TTGCGCAAAACCGACGGCGGCTCGAACGCCGAGTATGCGCTCATCCTCGCCATACTGGGGACCGGGCTCGTCCTCGCGGCTCTGCTGCTGGGCGATGTCGCTGCGACCGCCACCAACGAGGCGGGGGTCTGCATCGAGACCTCGGGCTCCTCCTGCTCATGA
- the gatC gene encoding Asp-tRNA(Asn)/Glu-tRNA(Gln) amidotransferase subunit GatC, producing the protein MSVTNEQVRHIAKLARIAMSDEELERLVPELNNILDWVELLGEVNTDGIEPLTAVVPNTLRLREDKVTDGNCRDDVLANAPVAEHGFFAVPKVIE; encoded by the coding sequence ATGTCAGTCACGAACGAACAGGTGCGGCATATCGCCAAGCTGGCCCGCATCGCGATGAGCGATGAGGAGCTGGAACGGCTGGTGCCCGAACTCAACAACATCCTCGACTGGGTCGAGCTGCTCGGCGAGGTGAATACCGACGGCATCGAACCGCTGACGGCCGTCGTGCCCAACACGCTACGCCTCCGCGAGGACAAGGTGACCGACGGCAACTGCAGGGACGATGTGCTCGCCAATGCGCCTGTCGCGGAACACGGCTTCTTCGCCGTGCCGAAGGTGATCGAATGA
- the gatA gene encoding Asp-tRNA(Asn)/Glu-tRNA(Gln) amidotransferase subunit GatA — translation MSDLTYLTIAQLRDGFRSGEFTAREIAEQYNAAVASARALNAYTVETPEDALAAADAADKARGNGELGALAGVPLGIKDLFATRSVDTTAGSRILKDFRPPYESTVTANLRRAGAGMLGKLNMDEFAMGSSNETSAYGPVISPWRRKDGGNAALAPGGSSGGSSAAVAARIAPAATGTDTGGSIRQPAAFTGICGIKPTYGRCSRWGIVSFASSLDQAGPMAKTVRDCAIMLEAMAGFDPKDSTSLDLPVPAWEAGLSSDLKGKRIGIPKEYRIEGVPGDINALWDKGIEWLRDAGAEPVEISLPHTKYALPTYYIIAPAEASSNLARYDGVRYGLRVVPEGGNLDAMYAATRAAGFGAEVRRRIMIGTYVLSAGFYDAYFTKAQKVRSLIKRDFEQAFEACDLILTPTAPSAAFGLGDKTADPVSMYLNDVFAVPASLAGLPAMSVPGGLDEQGLPLGLHLIGRELDEQVVLNAGLAIEERAGFTAKPQRWW, via the coding sequence ATGAGCGATCTGACCTATCTCACGATCGCCCAGCTTCGCGACGGCTTCCGCTCCGGCGAGTTCACGGCGCGCGAGATCGCCGAGCAGTACAATGCGGCAGTAGCGTCTGCGCGCGCCCTGAATGCCTATACGGTCGAGACGCCCGAAGACGCGCTTGCCGCGGCTGACGCAGCGGACAAGGCGCGCGGTAACGGCGAACTGGGAGCGCTGGCCGGGGTACCGCTCGGCATCAAGGACCTGTTCGCGACGCGCAGTGTAGATACGACCGCCGGCAGCCGGATCCTCAAGGACTTCAGGCCTCCCTACGAGAGCACTGTCACCGCCAACCTGCGCCGCGCGGGCGCGGGCATGCTCGGCAAGCTGAACATGGACGAGTTCGCCATGGGCTCGTCCAATGAGACGAGCGCCTACGGCCCCGTCATCTCGCCGTGGCGGCGGAAGGACGGCGGCAATGCAGCCCTCGCACCTGGCGGTTCGTCAGGTGGTTCGTCCGCAGCGGTCGCTGCGCGCATCGCTCCGGCGGCTACAGGTACCGACACTGGCGGTTCTATCCGCCAACCGGCCGCGTTCACCGGCATTTGCGGCATAAAGCCGACCTACGGCCGCTGCTCGCGCTGGGGGATCGTCTCGTTTGCGAGCTCACTCGACCAGGCGGGCCCGATGGCAAAGACGGTTCGCGACTGCGCGATCATGCTTGAGGCCATGGCCGGGTTCGATCCGAAGGATTCCACCTCGCTCGACTTGCCGGTCCCCGCTTGGGAGGCTGGATTATCGAGCGATCTCAAGGGCAAGCGCATCGGTATTCCCAAGGAATATCGCATCGAGGGCGTCCCCGGCGATATCAACGCCCTGTGGGACAAAGGCATCGAATGGCTGCGCGACGCAGGCGCCGAGCCCGTCGAGATCAGCCTTCCGCACACGAAATATGCGCTGCCGACCTATTACATCATCGCTCCCGCCGAGGCGTCCTCGAACCTCGCCCGCTATGACGGCGTGCGCTACGGTCTCCGCGTGGTGCCGGAAGGCGGCAATCTCGATGCGATGTACGCGGCAACGCGTGCTGCAGGCTTCGGTGCGGAGGTACGCCGGCGCATCATGATCGGCACTTACGTGCTCTCGGCAGGCTTCTACGATGCCTATTTCACCAAGGCGCAGAAGGTCCGTTCCCTGATCAAGCGCGACTTCGAGCAGGCGTTCGAGGCGTGCGACTTGATCCTGACTCCAACGGCTCCCTCCGCCGCTTTCGGCCTTGGGGACAAGACGGCGGATCCAGTGTCGATGTACCTCAACGACGTCTTCGCCGTCCCAGCGAGCCTTGCAGGATTGCCGGCCATGTCGGTGCCGGGCGGACTGGATGAGCAGGGACTGCCGCTCGGTCTCCACCTGATCGGCCGCGAGCTGGATGAGCAGGTCGTGCTGAACGCGGGCCTCGCGATCGAAGAACGAGCCGGCTTCACGGCGAAGCCGCAGAGGTGGTGGTAA
- the gatB gene encoding Asp-tRNA(Asn)/Glu-tRNA(Gln) amidotransferase subunit GatB, producing MADATAPFRIRGETGEWEVVVGLEVHAQITATASKLFSGAATAFGAEPNTQVSLIDAAMPGMLPVPNRECIRQAVRTGMALEAQINRWSRFDRKNYFYADLPQGYQISQLFHPLVGEGEVEILLDEKDERSAKRVGIERIHVEQDAGKLMHDQHPTMSYVDLNRAGVALMEIVSRPDMRSPAEAGAYLRKLRAVLRYVGSCDGNMEEGSMRADVNVSVRKPGAEFGTRTETKNVNSVRFVMQVIEYEARRQVEVLEEGGTVAQETRLFDPDRGTTRTLRSKEDAHDYRYFPDPDLLPLELDDAFIEECRSSLPELPDAKRRRYESSGITPYNGSVLTAEVETARWFDGLLEAGAQPAQAANWVVAELFGALNRLGKGIEDSPISPAQASELLGLVADGTISGTIAKQVLEIMLESGEGAAEIVEKRGLKQTSDTGAIDAEIDKILTANADKVAEYKGGKQQLFGFFVGQTMKAMQGKANPQVVNERLRTKLDG from the coding sequence ATGGCAGACGCAACCGCGCCCTTCAGGATCAGGGGCGAGACAGGCGAGTGGGAGGTCGTCGTCGGCCTCGAGGTCCACGCGCAGATCACCGCAACGGCTTCCAAGCTCTTCTCCGGAGCTGCCACGGCGTTTGGCGCTGAGCCGAACACCCAGGTCTCGCTGATCGACGCGGCCATGCCAGGCATGCTTCCGGTGCCCAACCGGGAGTGCATTCGCCAGGCGGTGCGCACCGGGATGGCTCTGGAAGCGCAGATCAATCGCTGGAGCCGCTTCGACCGGAAGAACTACTTCTACGCGGACCTTCCGCAGGGCTACCAGATCAGCCAGCTCTTCCATCCGTTGGTCGGAGAGGGCGAGGTCGAAATCCTGCTCGACGAAAAGGACGAGAGGAGCGCCAAGCGCGTCGGCATCGAACGCATCCACGTCGAGCAGGATGCGGGCAAGCTGATGCACGACCAGCATCCGACGATGTCCTACGTGGACCTCAACCGAGCGGGCGTGGCGCTGATGGAAATCGTGTCGCGGCCGGACATGCGTTCTCCAGCGGAAGCAGGGGCTTATTTGCGGAAGCTGAGAGCGGTCCTACGCTATGTCGGATCGTGCGACGGCAACATGGAGGAGGGCTCCATGCGCGCCGACGTGAACGTCAGCGTGCGTAAGCCCGGAGCCGAATTCGGCACCCGGACCGAGACGAAGAACGTCAATTCCGTGCGCTTCGTCATGCAGGTCATCGAATATGAGGCTCGCCGCCAGGTCGAAGTGCTGGAGGAGGGTGGTACCGTCGCTCAGGAAACCCGCCTGTTTGACCCCGATCGCGGGACGACGCGGACGCTTCGGTCCAAGGAAGATGCGCACGATTATCGCTATTTCCCGGATCCGGACCTGCTGCCGCTGGAGCTCGATGACGCCTTCATCGAGGAGTGCCGGTCGTCGCTGCCCGAGCTGCCGGATGCCAAGCGCCGCCGCTACGAGAGCAGCGGCATCACGCCTTACAACGGCAGTGTCCTGACGGCCGAGGTCGAGACCGCGCGCTGGTTCGACGGACTGCTCGAAGCGGGGGCTCAGCCCGCTCAGGCCGCAAATTGGGTGGTCGCCGAACTGTTCGGTGCCCTCAACCGGCTCGGTAAAGGCATTGAGGACTCACCCATTTCTCCCGCGCAGGCTTCCGAGCTGCTAGGCCTCGTCGCGGACGGCACGATTTCTGGCACGATCGCCAAGCAGGTGCTCGAGATCATGCTAGAGTCAGGTGAGGGCGCAGCCGAGATCGTCGAAAAACGCGGGCTCAAGCAGACGTCCGATACGGGTGCCATCGATGCTGAGATCGACAAGATCCTCACCGCGAATGCCGACAAGGTCGCAGAGTACAAGGGCGGAAAACAGCAGCTTTTCGGCTTCTTCGTCGGCCAGACAATGAAGGCGATGCAGGGCAAGGCCAATCCGCAGGTCGTGAACGAACGTCTGCGGACCAAGCTCGACGGCTAG
- a CDS encoding alkaline phosphatase family protein — MLGLAALILSFFAAPVAAHAPAALKPGSPQLIVVISVDQFSADLFDEYRPHFTGGLARIAGGAAFHNGYQAHSGTETCPGHSTILTSAHPAHTGIIANTWVDQSLTRSDRTVYCSEDERVPGSSTTNYTVSPMHLQVPTLGDLLKKRSPASMNVAVAGKDRAAVMMGGHDVDQRWYWDGKKFSTDRQSAALPATIQKANAAIIAALATARAPLDSPPLCQGKATPITLTPALTVGAGRFGRAAGDLRAFRASPEFDGAVLAVAAGLVQEMRLGKDAAPDILSVGLSATDYVGHSYGPGGGEMCLQLLTLDRELGDFFRALDAEGIDYAVVLTADHGGLDIPERLRANGIVQATRADSALAATLVGKTIGQRLKLSGPVLLGDLGNDVYVDRSLPPSARRRAQREAVAFYKAHPQAEAVFTAEQLAKLPVPSGSPDRWTIEQRVRASFDPKRSGDFYVVLKKYVLAIPTPGPGYASTHGSVWDYDRRVPILFWRKGMSPAPSERAADTVDIMPTLAAMIGLGLAPNSIDGVCLSVQGVGCPQR, encoded by the coding sequence ATGCTCGGGTTGGCGGCGCTTATTCTGAGTTTCTTCGCCGCACCGGTTGCAGCGCACGCACCGGCCGCGCTGAAGCCGGGCTCGCCCCAATTGATCGTCGTCATCTCGGTCGACCAGTTCTCGGCCGACCTTTTCGATGAGTACCGCCCGCACTTCACGGGCGGCCTGGCTCGGATCGCCGGCGGCGCGGCCTTCCACAACGGCTATCAGGCGCATTCGGGTACGGAGACTTGCCCGGGCCATTCTACGATCCTGACCAGCGCCCATCCCGCGCACACCGGGATCATTGCAAATACCTGGGTCGATCAATCGCTGACCCGCTCCGACCGGACCGTCTATTGCTCCGAGGACGAGCGTGTGCCCGGCTCGTCGACGACCAACTACACCGTTTCTCCGATGCACCTGCAGGTTCCGACGCTGGGCGACCTGCTCAAGAAGCGGTCGCCGGCGAGCATGAACGTTGCCGTGGCCGGCAAAGATCGTGCAGCCGTGATGATGGGCGGCCACGACGTCGACCAGCGCTGGTACTGGGACGGCAAGAAGTTCTCGACTGACCGCCAGTCAGCGGCGCTTCCGGCGACGATCCAGAAAGCGAATGCAGCGATTATTGCGGCGTTGGCGACTGCTCGCGCGCCGCTGGATTCGCCGCCCCTTTGCCAGGGTAAGGCGACGCCGATCACGCTCACTCCGGCTCTCACTGTCGGCGCGGGCCGCTTTGGGCGTGCTGCGGGCGACCTTCGGGCATTCCGCGCCTCGCCGGAATTCGACGGAGCGGTCCTCGCGGTCGCTGCTGGGCTGGTCCAGGAAATGCGGCTCGGTAAGGACGCCGCGCCGGACATTCTGTCGGTCGGACTGTCCGCAACCGACTATGTCGGGCACAGCTACGGTCCCGGCGGCGGCGAGATGTGCCTGCAGCTCCTCACGCTGGACCGGGAGTTGGGCGACTTCTTCCGCGCGCTGGATGCAGAGGGCATCGACTATGCCGTCGTGCTCACCGCGGATCATGGTGGTCTCGACATCCCGGAGCGGCTGCGCGCCAATGGGATCGTCCAGGCGACGCGCGCCGATTCAGCGCTCGCTGCCACGCTTGTCGGTAAGACCATCGGCCAAAGGCTGAAGCTGTCCGGCCCAGTTCTGCTCGGCGACCTTGGCAATGACGTTTATGTCGACCGAAGCCTGCCGCCGTCCGCGCGGCGCCGGGCCCAGCGGGAAGCAGTCGCATTCTACAAGGCGCATCCGCAGGCCGAAGCCGTCTTCACCGCCGAACAATTGGCGAAGCTTCCGGTCCCATCAGGTTCGCCGGATCGCTGGACGATCGAGCAGCGAGTCCGTGCTTCCTTCGATCCGAAGCGCTCGGGCGACTTCTATGTGGTGCTCAAGAAGTATGTGTTGGCCATTCCAACACCGGGTCCAGGCTATGCGTCGACCCACGGCAGCGTCTGGGATTACGACCGGCGCGTGCCGATCCTGTTCTGGCGGAAAGGCATGAGCCCGGCGCCGAGCGAGCGGGCCGCCGACACGGTCGACATCATGCCCACACTCGCTGCGATGATCGGCCTTGGGCTGGCTCCGAACTCCATCGACGGGGTCTGCCTTTCGGTCCAAGGGGTTGGCTGCCCGCAGCGCTAG